The Gasterosteus aculeatus chromosome 8, fGasAcu3.hap1.1, whole genome shotgun sequence genome has a window encoding:
- the LOC120823613 gene encoding uncharacterized protein LOC120823613 — protein MINSKLPIFFVVIGFAVLPVHPSAAAKRPSDLTCNVTEKNNAFIYLLSHPPSSSKCKTLWEDKNRTVIVMNRESVPAVQNVTDQSLTLDHCEPSLVYTVECHDETNMLMVRGEANCQINCSRLLDPEDNLTPTVNSTMICITESRCLPMTSFVFIVIGLIGIVILVVVALWCYKKWRARGSGTTGVFYTQPCEQVVVNIKTPVGDVVVQNHIV, from the exons ATGATTAATAGCAAGTTACCGATCTTCTTCGTCGTTATCG GTTTTGCAGTGCTGCCGGTTCAcccttcagctgcagcaaaGCGTCCGTCCGATCTGACCTGCAACGTCACCGAGAAAAACAATGCATTCATCTACCTCCTGTCCCACCCACCCAGTTCCTCCAAGTGCAAAACGCTCTGGGAGGACAAGAAC agGACTGTCATCGTAATGAACCGTGAGTCTGTCCCAGCGGTCCAGAATGTGACCGACCAGTCGCTCACCCTGGATCACTGCGAGCCCTCACTGGTCTACACAGTGGAGTGCCACGATGAAACAAACATGCTGATGG tCCGTGGAGAAGCCAACTGCCAAA TCAACTGCAGCAGACTCCTGGATCCAGAAGATAATCTCACACCCACTG TGAACTCCACCATGATCTGCATCACTGAGAGTCGGTGTCTGCCAATGActtcctttgtttttattgtcatcggTTTAATTGGTATTGTTATTTTAGTTGTTGTGGCTCTTTGGTGTTACAAGAAATGGAGAGCGAGAGGATCTGGGACAACGGGAGTTTTTTACACTCAACCATGTGAACAGGTGGTAGTCAACATAAAGACCCCCGTAGGAGACGTTGTGGTGCAAAACCACATCGTCTGA